A single Bacillus marinisedimentorum DNA region contains:
- the atpB gene encoding F0F1 ATP synthase subunit A: MGHGAPIVEVFNIPWLTVNLSNVVMITITALIVFLLAVAGTRSLQMRPSGMQNFMEWILDFVKGIIGSTMDWKTGGRFLTLGTTLLMFIFVANMLGLPFAIYFDSELWWKSPTADPTITLTFAVMIVALTHYYGVKLKGAKEYGKGFFEPMSFLFPLKLIEEFANTLTLGLRLFGNIYAGEILLGLLAGLAVGGYETGIMSGVLGTLAAIIPMIVWQAFSIFVGAIQAFIFTMLTMVYMAHKVSHDH, translated from the coding sequence ATGGGACATGGAGCTCCTATTGTAGAAGTATTTAACATTCCCTGGTTAACGGTCAATCTGTCGAATGTTGTCATGATCACGATTACAGCCCTTATAGTGTTTTTGCTTGCTGTAGCGGGGACCCGTTCTTTGCAGATGCGTCCTTCAGGGATGCAGAACTTTATGGAATGGATTCTTGACTTTGTGAAAGGCATCATCGGCAGTACGATGGATTGGAAGACCGGCGGGCGTTTCCTGACTTTGGGAACGACACTGCTGATGTTCATTTTCGTCGCCAATATGCTGGGATTGCCGTTTGCGATTTATTTTGACAGTGAGCTGTGGTGGAAATCACCGACAGCCGACCCTACGATCACCCTGACATTTGCTGTCATGATCGTAGCGCTGACACACTATTACGGTGTGAAACTCAAAGGCGCGAAGGAATATGGAAAGGGCTTTTTCGAGCCGATGTCTTTCTTATTCCCTTTGAAACTGATCGAGGAGTTTGCCAACACGCTTACACTCGGCCTTCGTCTTTTCGGTAACATTTATGCCGGTGAGATTCTGCTGGGCTTGCTCGCTGGACTGGCAGTCGGAGGGTATGAGACTGGCATTATGAGCGGTGTGCTTGGAACACTTGCTGCAATTATTCCAATGATTGTCTGGCAAGCGTTCAGTATATTTGTCGGCGCCATCCAGGCGTTTATCTTCACCATGTTGACAATGGTTTATATGGCACACAAAGTGAGCCACGACCATTAA
- a CDS encoding TIGR01440 family protein, producing the protein MKGEQVKEQLRKALDDLQASAQLKPGQLFVIGCSTSEVTGKRIGTAGTTDIAEDLYEEIARFKEQTGVQLAFQGCEHINRALLIERETAESRGYGLVSVIPAARAGGAMAAYAYSKMTDPVVVEFIKADAGIDIGDTLIGMHLKHVAVPVRSKVKSIGEAHLTMAKTRPKLIGGERAVYKPHQNTCFGK; encoded by the coding sequence ATGAAAGGCGAACAAGTCAAAGAGCAGCTCCGCAAAGCGCTTGATGATTTGCAGGCATCGGCACAATTGAAACCCGGACAGCTTTTCGTGATCGGGTGCAGTACAAGTGAAGTGACAGGGAAGCGCATCGGAACGGCAGGGACGACCGATATCGCCGAAGATTTATATGAAGAAATCGCCCGGTTCAAGGAGCAGACGGGTGTTCAGCTCGCTTTTCAAGGGTGTGAACATATCAACAGAGCATTGCTGATCGAACGGGAAACAGCGGAATCCCGCGGGTACGGCCTGGTATCCGTCATACCGGCTGCCAGAGCGGGCGGTGCGATGGCTGCATATGCATATAGCAAGATGACCGATCCTGTCGTTGTGGAATTCATCAAGGCGGATGCCGGCATTGACATCGGCGACACCTTGATCGGCATGCACCTCAAGCATGTCGCTGTTCCGGTCAGGAGCAAGGTGAAATCAATTGGTGAAGCCCACCTGACCATGGCGAAAACCCGCCCCAAACTGATCGGCGGCGAGCGTGCAGTCTATAAACCCCACCAAAATACTTGCTTCGGCAAATGA
- a CDS encoding F0F1 ATP synthase subunit gamma, translating into MASLRDLKSRIGSTKKTKQITKAMEMVSASKLNRAETNAKRFVPYMDKIQEVVASIAAGTTGVSHPMLQKRSVSKTGYLVITSDRGLAGAYNSNVLRNVYNTINQRHKSADEYTIIVIGRVGRDFFKKRNMPVSLEITGLADQPQFSDIKDIANKAVQMFIDGAYDELYMYYNHYVSAIQQDLTEKKVLPLTDIAADADAKLTSYEYEPAQEDILEELLPQYAESLIYGALLDGKASEHAARMTAMRNATDNADDIISNLTLQYNRARQASITQEITEIVGGAAALE; encoded by the coding sequence ATGGCATCCTTGCGTGATTTAAAAAGCCGGATCGGTTCCACTAAGAAAACAAAACAGATTACAAAAGCGATGGAGATGGTTTCTGCCTCCAAACTGAACCGTGCCGAGACCAATGCGAAACGGTTTGTGCCTTACATGGATAAAATCCAGGAGGTAGTGGCAAGCATTGCAGCAGGCACAACGGGTGTAAGCCATCCGATGCTTCAGAAGCGTTCTGTCAGCAAGACCGGCTACCTGGTCATCACTTCTGACCGCGGCCTGGCAGGTGCTTACAACAGTAACGTCCTTCGCAATGTATATAACACGATCAATCAGCGCCATAAATCGGCTGATGAGTATACAATCATCGTAATCGGCCGGGTCGGCCGCGACTTCTTCAAAAAACGCAATATGCCGGTCTCCCTGGAGATTACAGGCCTTGCGGACCAGCCGCAGTTTTCCGATATAAAAGACATCGCCAACAAAGCGGTCCAGATGTTCATCGATGGTGCGTATGATGAATTGTACATGTACTACAATCATTATGTCAGCGCCATTCAGCAGGATCTTACCGAGAAAAAAGTTCTGCCGCTGACGGACATTGCAGCTGATGCCGATGCAAAGCTCACCTCATACGAGTATGAGCCAGCCCAGGAAGACATCCTGGAAGAGCTTCTGCCGCAGTATGCGGAAAGCTTGATTTACGGCGCACTGCTTGACGGTAAAGCGAGTGAACACGCAGCGCGTATGACGGCAATGAGGAATGCGACCGACAATGCCGATGACATCATCAGCAATCTTACACTGCAGTATAACCGTGCCCGCCAGGCTTCCATTACACAGGAAATCACCGAAATCGTCGGCGGAGCAGCTGCGCTCGAATAA
- a CDS encoding ATP synthase subunit I, which produces MPDLQIQFRRTQKYLLFFLSFFVLGWGFTPYQSVFLGLMLGTAVSFYNIWLLKRKTIKFGEAMATGGRAVSLGLLSRLAAAGASVLIALEFPDTFHLISVVVGLMTSYLVIMIDTFIQLLNKQPEER; this is translated from the coding sequence ATGCCTGATCTTCAAATTCAATTCCGACGCACACAGAAATATCTCCTCTTTTTTCTTTCTTTTTTTGTCCTGGGATGGGGGTTTACTCCGTATCAATCGGTCTTTCTCGGTTTGATGCTCGGTACAGCTGTGAGTTTTTACAACATCTGGCTCCTGAAGCGGAAAACAATCAAGTTCGGAGAAGCCATGGCAACAGGGGGACGAGCTGTTTCGCTCGGTTTGCTGTCGAGGCTGGCGGCTGCGGGCGCTTCGGTTTTAATTGCCCTTGAGTTTCCTGATACATTCCATCTCATCAGTGTAGTAGTGGGATTAATGACATCTTATCTCGTCATTATGATAGACACCTTTATTCAATTACTAAACAAGCAGCCGGAAGAGAGGTGA
- a CDS encoding F0F1 ATP synthase subunit delta has protein sequence MSRDVAANRYAGALFEIAKERQMLDKAEQDLRLVKEVFSGDDELTTFLNHPKIENEQKKQVLMGAFFQSLSPEVMNTLLLLTDRRRGGSIQDVADSFIELANEERGVADAKAYSVRPLSDEETQALSDIFAKRVGKQSLSIENIVDPSLVGGVKLRIGNRIYDGSVSGKLERIKRELVTAEDR, from the coding sequence ATGAGCAGAGATGTTGCAGCCAACCGTTATGCAGGCGCCCTTTTTGAAATAGCGAAGGAGAGGCAAATGCTGGACAAGGCGGAGCAGGATTTGCGCCTCGTCAAAGAAGTGTTTAGCGGCGATGATGAGCTTACGACGTTTTTGAATCATCCGAAAATCGAAAATGAACAGAAAAAGCAGGTCCTGATGGGAGCGTTTTTCCAGAGTCTCTCACCGGAAGTCATGAATACCTTGCTTTTGCTGACAGACCGCCGGCGCGGCGGATCGATTCAGGATGTGGCAGATTCCTTCATTGAGTTAGCCAACGAAGAGCGCGGAGTTGCTGATGCGAAAGCTTACTCAGTGCGCCCGCTGTCTGATGAAGAAACTCAAGCATTATCTGACATTTTTGCAAAGCGTGTCGGGAAACAATCGTTGTCTATTGAAAATATCGTCGACCCGTCTTTAGTGGGCGGCGTTAAACTCCGGATAGGAAACAGGATATATGACGGCAGTGTAAGCGGTAAGCTGGAACGCATCAAGCGTGAATTGGTGACTGCCGAAGATCGTTGA
- the glyA gene encoding serine hydroxymethyltransferase — MKSLKEQDRELYEAIQLELGRQRSKIELIASENFVSEAVMEAQGSVLTNKYAEGYPDRRYYGGCEYVDIAENLARDRAKKLFGAEHANVQPHSGAQANMGVYFTILEQGDTVLGMNLSHGGHLTHGSPVNFSGKQYNFIEYGVDENSHRINYEDVLEKAKKHQPKLIVAGASAYPRSIDFKKFREIADEVGAYLMVDMAHIAGLVAAGLHQNPVPYADFVTTTTHKTLRGPRGGMILCKEEYAKKIDKSIFPGIQGGPLMHVIASKAVAFGEALDDSFKDYASHIIDNAKRLGEQLEKQGLNLVSGGTDNHLLLIDVRNLGTTGKAAEHALDEVGITVNKNTIPFDPESPFVTSGVRIGTAAVTSRGFGVNEMDEIAAIIAGTLKNMDDEEKLEEMKERVENLTAKFTLYPKR; from the coding sequence CTGAAGTCGCTGAAAGAACAGGACCGTGAACTTTATGAAGCAATCCAGCTGGAACTGGGCCGCCAGCGCAGCAAAATCGAATTGATCGCTTCTGAAAATTTCGTTTCTGAAGCGGTAATGGAAGCGCAGGGGTCCGTTCTTACGAATAAATATGCGGAAGGCTACCCGGACCGCCGTTATTATGGCGGCTGTGAATATGTCGACATCGCTGAAAACCTCGCCCGTGACCGTGCGAAAAAATTGTTTGGTGCAGAACATGCCAATGTCCAGCCTCACTCAGGGGCCCAGGCAAACATGGGCGTGTATTTCACGATTCTTGAACAGGGTGATACCGTTCTCGGCATGAACCTGTCCCACGGCGGCCACCTTACTCACGGAAGCCCGGTGAACTTCAGCGGCAAACAGTATAATTTCATTGAATACGGCGTAGATGAAAACAGCCATCGCATCAATTATGAAGATGTACTGGAAAAAGCGAAAAAACACCAGCCGAAACTGATTGTTGCCGGTGCAAGCGCCTATCCGCGCAGCATCGATTTCAAGAAATTCCGGGAAATTGCCGATGAAGTCGGTGCATACCTGATGGTGGACATGGCCCATATCGCCGGATTGGTTGCCGCAGGACTCCACCAGAATCCGGTTCCTTATGCAGACTTTGTCACAACAACAACCCATAAAACGCTCCGCGGCCCGCGCGGCGGTATGATTCTCTGCAAAGAAGAATATGCCAAGAAAATCGACAAATCGATTTTCCCTGGCATCCAGGGCGGCCCGCTTATGCACGTCATCGCTTCAAAAGCGGTCGCGTTCGGTGAAGCACTTGATGACAGCTTTAAAGATTATGCCAGCCATATTATCGACAACGCCAAACGCCTTGGCGAACAGCTTGAAAAACAAGGCTTGAATCTCGTTTCGGGCGGAACGGACAATCATCTGCTCCTCATTGATGTCCGCAACCTTGGCACGACAGGAAAAGCTGCCGAACATGCACTTGATGAAGTCGGCATCACCGTCAATAAAAACACCATTCCATTCGATCCGGAAAGTCCGTTTGTCACTAGCGGTGTCCGCATCGGAACAGCAGCGGTCACATCCCGCGGATTCGGCGTCAATGAAATGGATGAAATTGCAGCCATTATCGCCGGCACCCTGAAAAACATGGACGATGAAGAGAAGCTCGAGGAAATGAAAGAGCGTGTTGAGAACTTGACTGCAAAATTCACGCTTTATCCGAAACGATAA
- the atpE gene encoding F0F1 ATP synthase subunit C, with protein sequence MGLLAAAIAIGLAALGAGIGNGLIVSRTVEGIARQPELRGALQTTMFIGVALVEAIPIIAVVIAFMVFGA encoded by the coding sequence ATGGGTTTATTAGCAGCTGCAATTGCAATTGGTTTGGCGGCACTTGGTGCCGGTATCGGTAATGGTCTTATCGTGAGCCGTACAGTAGAGGGAATCGCACGTCAGCCGGAACTTCGCGGTGCGCTTCAAACGACAATGTTCATCGGTGTCGCACTTGTTGAGGCGATTCCAATCATCGCGGTTGTTATCGCGTTCATGGTATTCGGCGCATAA
- a CDS encoding AtpZ/AtpI family protein, protein MALMSAVLSQLAGSVLIGVFGGRWIDKQFGTMPLFLIVGLLLGLAAGVYGVLRIIQRFMEKNDDA, encoded by the coding sequence ATGGCCTTGATGTCTGCGGTTCTTTCCCAGCTCGCCGGCTCTGTCCTCATCGGGGTTTTCGGCGGCAGGTGGATCGACAAGCAGTTTGGCACCATGCCGCTGTTTCTGATAGTCGGCCTTTTACTGGGCCTTGCTGCGGGTGTGTACGGAGTGCTGCGCATAATCCAACGATTTATGGAGAAGAATGACGATGCCTGA
- the upp gene encoding uracil phosphoribosyltransferase — translation MGKVYVFDHPLIQHKLTYIRDVNTGTKEFRELVDEVASLMAYEITRDLPLEDVEVQTPVSKATSKVISGKKLGLVPILRAGLGMVDGMRKLVPTAKVGHVGLYRDPETLKPVEYYVKLPTDIEERELIVVDPMLATGGSAAEAITSLKKRGASNIKLMCLIAAPEGVEAVKEAHPDVDIYLAALDEKLDEKGYIVPGLGDAGDRLFGTK, via the coding sequence ATGGGTAAAGTGTATGTATTCGATCATCCCCTGATTCAGCATAAGTTGACGTACATAAGAGACGTAAATACAGGTACGAAGGAATTCCGTGAGCTGGTAGATGAAGTGGCGAGCTTGATGGCATATGAAATCACACGCGACCTGCCGCTTGAAGATGTCGAGGTCCAAACACCGGTCAGCAAAGCGACGTCCAAAGTGATTTCCGGTAAAAAACTCGGCCTCGTGCCGATTTTGCGCGCAGGCCTTGGCATGGTTGACGGTATGCGCAAACTTGTTCCAACTGCAAAAGTCGGCCACGTCGGCCTGTACCGGGATCCGGAAACACTGAAGCCTGTTGAATATTATGTCAAGCTTCCAACTGACATTGAAGAACGCGAGCTGATCGTTGTCGACCCGATGCTTGCGACCGGCGGATCTGCAGCTGAAGCCATCACTTCATTGAAAAAGCGCGGAGCTTCAAACATAAAACTCATGTGCCTCATCGCCGCTCCTGAAGGGGTGGAAGCCGTAAAAGAAGCCCATCCTGACGTTGATATCTACCTGGCGGCACTCGATGAAAAACTGGACGAAAAAGGGTACATCGTACCAGGCCTCGGGGATGCCGGCGACAGGTTGTTTGGGACGAAGTGA
- a CDS encoding S8 family serine peptidase, producing MRRLILFFAIIIVLIPQPARAYTFPERPPVTYGQFNPAETAILTTDEPAAGILTLVKEQYPSITVTAVYDTLFHGLAVRGKRSDIRDLENEIKPKASAPAAAYRVDNESISFIGAYEVHRLFDENGRRLTGKGVKVGVIDTGIDYRHPDLRINYSGGFDLIDGDSDPMETQAPKQFATIHGTHVAGIIAANGKLEGIAPDAEIFAYRALGPGGMGSSDQVIAAIEKAVEDKVDVLNLSLGNTVNGPDWPTSLALDKAVENGVVAVTSSGNSGPERWTVGSPGTSAKSISVGASVPPLSLPFLTVPLKDREIPVVLMRGSQPWLKAREESIVYGDLGYPEDLAEVEGKVVLLKRGTLPFTEKVKNAEKAGALAVLIFNNEKSRFSGQLEEPVSIPAASLSKEEGEWLRKTIEEAGTIKTGYRTVQDRLALFSSRGPVTHTWQVKPDILAPGVAINSTVPDGYRALDGTSMAAPHAAGAAALIKQAHPDWVPEQVKAALMNTAARIKDRDGKYYLPDQQGAGRIRTELAVNTATLVYPSSLSFNMIKKIRHRTEKKVDITIENFGGIARTYYINTPENVNGIQWKLPYPVTVPAGARKQVEIAIDVQPDHMEKGVHQGYLTIESRGTDDIAIPYLFVVDEPDYPRIMGFEWKRDEKSGKYQYDVYLPGGADKFGIALYDPDTFHFIQYLDYRENVERGMSAFWPDIKKLEPGKEYKALVFAEKDGQENTIETIIAAY from the coding sequence ATGCGCAGACTGATTCTTTTCTTTGCCATCATTATCGTTCTTATCCCTCAGCCGGCACGGGCTTATACGTTTCCGGAACGGCCACCTGTTACGTATGGCCAATTCAATCCTGCTGAAACGGCGATTTTGACGACAGATGAGCCGGCCGCCGGTATTCTTACACTTGTAAAAGAACAGTATCCATCCATTACTGTTACAGCTGTTTACGATACGCTGTTTCATGGTTTAGCCGTGCGTGGAAAGAGGAGTGACATCAGGGATCTTGAAAACGAAATTAAACCGAAAGCAAGCGCCCCGGCTGCCGCTTACCGTGTGGATAATGAGAGCATATCGTTCATTGGTGCGTATGAGGTGCACCGTCTTTTTGATGAAAATGGGCGGCGTCTTACCGGCAAGGGTGTAAAAGTTGGAGTCATTGATACCGGGATTGATTACCGGCACCCTGATCTAAGGATCAATTACAGCGGGGGCTTTGATTTGATTGACGGCGACAGCGATCCAATGGAAACACAGGCACCGAAACAATTTGCCACCATTCACGGTACACATGTGGCGGGAATCATCGCTGCAAATGGGAAGCTTGAAGGCATAGCGCCTGATGCAGAAATTTTTGCATACCGCGCGCTTGGTCCAGGAGGAATGGGCAGCTCTGACCAGGTCATCGCGGCAATTGAAAAAGCGGTGGAAGATAAGGTGGACGTTTTAAATCTTTCGCTCGGCAATACGGTGAACGGACCTGATTGGCCGACGAGCCTTGCGCTTGATAAGGCGGTGGAAAATGGCGTCGTGGCTGTCACGTCGAGTGGGAATTCCGGCCCGGAGCGATGGACGGTCGGTTCTCCGGGCACTTCCGCTAAGTCGATTTCCGTTGGTGCTTCGGTACCGCCGCTTTCCCTCCCGTTCCTGACGGTTCCGCTGAAGGATAGGGAAATTCCGGTTGTTCTGATGCGCGGTTCGCAGCCGTGGCTTAAGGCACGGGAGGAATCGATCGTTTACGGGGACCTGGGCTATCCGGAAGACCTGGCAGAAGTTGAAGGCAAGGTTGTCCTGTTGAAACGCGGAACACTCCCGTTCACGGAAAAAGTCAAAAATGCCGAGAAAGCAGGTGCGCTCGCAGTCCTGATTTTCAATAATGAAAAAAGCCGTTTCAGCGGCCAACTTGAAGAACCGGTTTCCATTCCGGCAGCTTCACTTTCGAAAGAGGAAGGGGAATGGCTTCGGAAAACCATTGAAGAAGCCGGTACAATCAAAACCGGCTACCGCACTGTACAGGACAGGCTGGCTTTGTTCAGTTCGCGCGGGCCGGTCACACATACCTGGCAAGTGAAACCGGATATACTCGCCCCTGGTGTTGCGATTAACAGTACGGTTCCAGACGGCTACAGGGCGCTTGATGGAACAAGCATGGCAGCCCCGCATGCAGCCGGAGCGGCCGCATTGATCAAACAGGCGCATCCTGATTGGGTGCCTGAGCAGGTGAAGGCAGCCTTGATGAACACGGCTGCAAGGATCAAAGACAGAGATGGGAAGTATTATCTCCCCGATCAGCAGGGAGCCGGCCGCATCCGGACAGAACTGGCGGTCAATACAGCTACACTTGTATACCCTTCTTCTCTTTCCTTCAATATGATTAAAAAAATCCGGCACCGCACTGAGAAAAAAGTGGACATCACGATCGAGAATTTTGGCGGAATTGCTCGAACCTACTATATTAATACGCCAGAAAATGTGAATGGTATCCAGTGGAAGCTGCCTTACCCGGTCACCGTTCCAGCCGGAGCCCGCAAACAGGTTGAAATAGCGATTGATGTGCAGCCGGACCATATGGAAAAAGGGGTGCATCAAGGTTATTTGACAATAGAATCACGAGGGACCGATGATATTGCGATTCCTTACCTTTTTGTGGTGGATGAGCCTGATTACCCCAGAATCATGGGTTTTGAATGGAAACGCGATGAAAAAAGCGGAAAATATCAATATGATGTGTACCTGCCGGGAGGCGCTGATAAATTCGGGATTGCACTTTATGACCCGGATACGTTTCATTTCATCCAATATTTGGACTACCGGGAAAATGTGGAAAGGGGAATGTCGGCTTTTTGGCCGGATATCAAAAAGTTAGAGCCGGGGAAAGAGTATAAAGCGCTTGTGTTTGCGGAAAAGGACGGACAAGAAAACACCATTGAAACAATAATTGCAGCCTACTGA
- the atpA gene encoding F0F1 ATP synthase subunit alpha — protein MSIKAEEISALIKQQIENYQSDIEVSDVGTVIEVGDGIARAHGLDNVMAGELVEFSNGVMGLAQNLEESNVGIVILGPYTEIREGDEVRRTGRIMEVPVGEELLGRVVNPLGQPIDGLGPMETTKTRPIESGAPGVMDRKSVHEPLQTGIKAIDSLIPIGRGQRELVIGDRQTGKTSVAVDTILNQGDQDMICIYVAIGQKESTVRGVVETLRQHGALEYTIVVTAGASDPAPLLYLAPYAGVSMGEEFMYNGKHVLVVYDDLSKQAAAYRELSLLLRRPPGREAFPGDVFYLHSRLLERAAKLSDALGGGSLTALPFIETQAGDVSAYIPTNVISITDGQIFLQSDLFFSGVRPAVNAGLSVSRVGGSAQIKAMKKVSGTLRLDLASYRELEAFAQFGSDLDKATQAKLNRGARTVEILKQGLHEPLAVELQVASLYALTRGFLDDIPVTDIRRFESEFHTWLQHNRKELLSGIRETGNLPDEGEFNAAIEEFKKSFSISE, from the coding sequence ATGAGCATCAAAGCTGAAGAAATCAGCGCTCTGATAAAGCAGCAGATTGAAAATTATCAATCTGATATTGAAGTTAGCGATGTCGGTACAGTCATCGAAGTTGGTGACGGTATCGCACGTGCACACGGACTTGACAATGTCATGGCAGGCGAACTTGTCGAGTTCTCAAACGGTGTAATGGGTCTTGCCCAGAACCTGGAAGAAAGTAATGTCGGTATCGTCATTCTCGGGCCTTACACAGAAATCCGTGAAGGTGACGAAGTACGCCGTACCGGCCGCATTATGGAAGTGCCTGTCGGTGAAGAACTTCTTGGCCGTGTGGTAAACCCGCTTGGCCAGCCGATCGATGGCCTCGGACCGATGGAAACGACGAAAACACGTCCGATCGAATCCGGCGCCCCTGGCGTAATGGATCGTAAATCAGTACATGAGCCGCTTCAAACCGGTATCAAGGCGATTGACTCCCTGATTCCAATCGGCCGCGGCCAGCGTGAGCTCGTCATCGGTGACCGCCAGACCGGTAAAACATCCGTCGCGGTTGATACAATCCTCAACCAGGGCGACCAGGATATGATTTGTATTTATGTTGCAATCGGACAGAAAGAATCCACTGTCCGCGGTGTTGTTGAAACGTTGCGTCAGCATGGCGCACTCGAATATACAATCGTCGTTACAGCAGGTGCATCTGACCCTGCACCTCTTCTTTACCTTGCGCCGTATGCAGGTGTATCAATGGGTGAAGAATTCATGTATAACGGAAAGCATGTCCTTGTCGTATACGATGACCTGTCCAAACAGGCAGCGGCATATCGTGAACTTTCCTTGCTGCTCCGCCGTCCTCCAGGCCGTGAAGCATTCCCTGGTGACGTATTCTACCTTCACTCCCGCCTGCTTGAGCGTGCTGCCAAGCTGAGCGATGCATTGGGCGGAGGATCACTGACTGCACTGCCGTTCATCGAAACACAGGCAGGCGACGTATCGGCATACATCCCGACGAACGTTATCTCCATCACGGACGGACAGATCTTCTTGCAGTCCGACCTGTTCTTCTCAGGTGTACGCCCTGCCGTTAACGCAGGTTTGTCGGTATCACGTGTCGGCGGTTCCGCACAGATCAAGGCGATGAAGAAGGTATCAGGTACGCTCCGTCTTGACCTTGCCTCTTACCGTGAATTGGAAGCATTCGCACAGTTCGGCTCCGACCTTGATAAAGCGACACAGGCAAAGCTGAACCGCGGTGCTCGTACGGTTGAAATCCTGAAGCAGGGCCTTCATGAGCCGCTTGCCGTAGAATTGCAGGTTGCCAGCCTTTATGCGCTGACACGCGGATTCCTGGATGACATTCCGGTTACGGACATCCGCCGTTTTGAATCCGAGTTCCATACATGGCTGCAGCATAACCGCAAAGAACTGCTATCCGGCATCCGTGAAACAGGAAACCTTCCGGATGAAGGTGAGTTCAACGCGGCAATCGAAGAGTTCAAAAAGTCATTCTCCATTTCTGAATAA
- the atpF gene encoding F0F1 ATP synthase subunit B, whose product MYFGSGNFIYTAAEETHAAGINIGDIIFSLAAFLILLALLRKYAFGPLMKIMQDREDHIAGEIEAAEKNRKEAEKIAADQREALKEARQEAHDMIENAKKLGEQQQQDIIAAARAEAERMKEGALKEIEQEKEAAVRQVRDQVASLSVMIASRVIEKELDAEAQDELINQYIREVGDER is encoded by the coding sequence GTGTACTTTGGTTCTGGTAATTTCATCTACACCGCCGCGGAAGAAACACATGCGGCAGGGATTAATATTGGTGATATCATCTTTTCACTTGCGGCATTCCTTATTTTGCTGGCTTTGCTCCGCAAGTATGCATTCGGGCCGCTGATGAAAATCATGCAGGACCGTGAAGACCATATCGCCGGTGAGATCGAAGCAGCGGAGAAAAACCGCAAAGAAGCTGAAAAAATTGCTGCCGACCAGCGTGAAGCTTTGAAAGAAGCACGCCAGGAAGCACACGATATGATTGAGAATGCGAAGAAGCTCGGCGAACAGCAGCAGCAGGATATCATCGCGGCTGCCCGTGCAGAGGCTGAGCGCATGAAAGAAGGCGCCCTTAAGGAAATCGAGCAGGAGAAAGAAGCTGCAGTACGCCAGGTCCGCGACCAGGTTGCTTCCTTATCCGTAATGATCGCCTCCAGGGTTATTGAAAAAGAGCTTGACGCCGAGGCGCAGGATGAGCTGATCAATCAATACATCCGTGAAGTTGGGGATGAACGATGA